From the genome of Verrucomicrobiia bacterium, one region includes:
- a CDS encoding STAS domain-containing protein, with translation MKAEIHGDTLCVSSVKELGAANANAFRDWVRKAVSDRQKNIDIDLSETTFIDSCGLGALVALHKTACSKKGLLRLLRPQTGVLQIIELARLDRVFQVVKQ, from the coding sequence ATGAAAGCTGAAATTCACGGCGATACCCTTTGCGTCTCGTCAGTCAAAGAACTGGGCGCTGCCAATGCCAATGCCTTTCGGGACTGGGTCCGCAAGGCGGTGTCGGACCGCCAGAAAAACATCGACATCGATTTGTCGGAAACGACTTTCATCGACAGTTGCGGCCTGGGCGCCCTGGTCGCCCTGCACAAAACCGCTTGCAGCAAAAAGGGTCTCCTGCGCCTGTTGCGCCCTCAAACGGGCGTCCTGCAGATTATCGAACTAGCCCGGTTGGACCGCGTTTTTCAGGTAGTCAAGCAGTGA
- the treS gene encoding maltose alpha-D-glucosyltransferase — protein MATPRFIISSPTGRRFGVSAPRSPRARSARIGRRAIPPPLPKDPLWYKDAIIYEVHVRAFFDSDADGIGDFGGLTERLDYLSDLGITAIWLLPFYPSPLKDDGYDIADYYSINPIYGTLKDFKTFLAAAHQRNLRVITELVVNHTSDQHPWFQRSRRAPRGSLWRKFYVWSDTPEKYREARIIFRDFEPSNWTWDPVAHAYFWHRFYSHQPDLNFDNPQVHQELTRVLDFWLDLGVDGLRLDAVPYLYEREGTSCENLEETHQFLKVLRQHVDERYGDRMLLAEANQWPEDAVSYFGSGAGDETHMAFHFPLMPRLFMAVRMEDRVPIVDILEQTPPIPQTSQWALFLRNHDELTLEMVTDEERDYMYRVYADDAKARINLGIRRRLAPLLGNDRKRIELLHLLLFSLPGTPVLYYGDEIAMGDNVFLGDRNGVRTPMQWSSDKNAGFSRASPQALYLPIILDPEYHYEAVNVENQQRNPNSLFWWMKRTLTLRKRFKAFGRGSLSFLQPENRKVLAFVRSYESENLLVIANLSRFPQPVQLDLSEYQHSIPVELFGHADFPPVTDKPYFLTFSPHAAYWFLLEPLSSRQAPAQSSALNSLLVTPPLEDLFEGEGPHRLESHLAEFLKNKRWFGGKGRQIKSVQIGDSLGIPVGSGRAFILLLTIEYVEGDPEEYVLPAQLAGPAEAAQVQEHLPDDIIARLRFDDGSGEGVLYAAASSPDFCKALLEAIARRRSFASANGELKATPTPDLRQEAANGLVTLEPSFRKAEQSNSSVVFGNKFFLKLFRRLESGVNPDLEIGRFLTERNFPNLPPVSGWLEYRRQTGEEFTLGILTRFLAQAQDAWSYTLDMLSRYFERIRTGPVETGIQLELENSVVGLAERPVPESVVGLIGTYLELGRLLGERTGQLHLALSSETQDRNFAPEPFTPFYQRALFQSMRNFVVQSLRLLRRGLPRLAESVRGEAEKVLCLEPEILRRLRAIVQSPIASKRIRCHGDFHLGQVLYTGKDFMFIDFEGEPARALGERRIKRSPLRDVAGMIRSFHYVTYAALFKQLQLGALQEQELPSIEPWNSFWYRWVSAVYLKAYLAVLQGAELLPESKDQLTILLEAHLLEKAVYEVGYELSHRPDWVKIPLRGILQLLEPVRPG, from the coding sequence ATGGCCACCCCACGTTTTATAATCTCTTCGCCCACGGGCCGCCGCTTTGGCGTATCCGCGCCTCGCTCGCCACGGGCCCGCTCCGCGCGGATTGGCCGCCGTGCCATCCCGCCCCCGCTTCCTAAAGACCCTTTATGGTATAAGGACGCCATCATTTACGAGGTCCATGTCCGCGCCTTTTTCGACAGCGATGCCGATGGGATTGGAGATTTTGGCGGGCTGACCGAACGGCTGGATTATTTGTCAGACCTGGGTATAACGGCCATCTGGCTGCTCCCGTTTTATCCTTCGCCGCTAAAAGATGACGGCTATGACATCGCGGATTATTACTCGATCAACCCCATCTACGGCACGCTGAAGGATTTCAAGACATTCCTGGCCGCCGCCCACCAGCGCAATCTGCGCGTCATCACCGAACTGGTCGTCAACCACACCTCCGACCAACACCCCTGGTTTCAACGCTCCCGCCGCGCCCCTCGCGGCAGCCTCTGGCGCAAGTTCTATGTCTGGAGCGATACGCCGGAGAAATACCGCGAGGCGCGGATTATCTTTCGCGATTTCGAACCCTCGAATTGGACATGGGACCCCGTGGCCCATGCCTATTTCTGGCACCGGTTCTATTCACACCAACCCGACCTGAATTTTGACAACCCACAAGTCCACCAGGAACTAACCCGGGTGCTGGATTTTTGGCTGGACCTCGGAGTGGATGGGCTGCGACTGGACGCGGTGCCCTATCTTTATGAAAGGGAAGGAACCTCCTGCGAGAACCTCGAGGAAACTCATCAATTCCTCAAAGTCCTGCGCCAGCATGTCGATGAGCGTTACGGCGACCGGATGCTGCTGGCTGAGGCGAACCAATGGCCGGAAGATGCTGTGTCTTACTTCGGCTCGGGCGCCGGCGATGAGACCCACATGGCCTTTCATTTCCCCCTTATGCCCCGCCTTTTCATGGCCGTGCGGATGGAAGACCGCGTTCCCATTGTCGATATCCTCGAACAAACCCCGCCGATTCCCCAGACCAGCCAATGGGCGCTGTTCCTGCGCAACCACGACGAATTGACTCTCGAGATGGTGACCGATGAAGAGCGCGATTACATGTATCGCGTCTATGCCGACGATGCCAAAGCGCGCATCAACCTGGGCATCCGCCGCCGCCTGGCGCCTCTCCTGGGCAATGATCGAAAGCGCATCGAACTGTTGCACCTCCTGCTCTTTTCCTTGCCCGGAACGCCTGTCCTTTATTACGGAGACGAAATCGCCATGGGCGACAATGTGTTCCTGGGGGATCGCAACGGCGTCCGCACACCGATGCAGTGGAGTTCGGACAAAAATGCCGGTTTTTCGCGGGCCAGCCCGCAAGCGCTGTACCTGCCCATCATCCTGGACCCCGAGTATCACTACGAGGCGGTCAATGTGGAAAATCAACAGCGCAATCCCAACTCGCTCTTTTGGTGGATGAAGCGGACATTGACCTTGCGGAAGCGTTTTAAGGCCTTTGGCCGGGGCTCCCTTAGTTTCCTGCAGCCGGAGAACCGCAAGGTTCTGGCCTTTGTGCGCAGCTATGAAAGCGAAAACCTGCTGGTGATAGCCAATCTGTCCCGATTTCCGCAGCCTGTCCAACTCGACCTCTCTGAATATCAGCATTCAATTCCGGTTGAACTCTTTGGCCACGCCGATTTCCCGCCGGTAACTGACAAGCCTTATTTCCTGACGTTCTCGCCGCATGCGGCTTACTGGTTTCTGCTAGAACCCCTGAGCAGCAGGCAGGCGCCGGCCCAAAGCAGCGCTCTGAACAGCCTGTTGGTGACCCCGCCACTCGAAGACCTCTTCGAGGGTGAAGGCCCACACCGGCTGGAATCTCATCTGGCGGAGTTCTTAAAGAACAAGCGCTGGTTTGGCGGCAAAGGGCGGCAGATAAAGTCCGTGCAAATTGGGGACAGCCTCGGCATTCCCGTGGGCTCCGGGCGCGCTTTTATTCTGCTGCTGACCATCGAGTATGTGGAGGGGGACCCGGAAGAATATGTGCTGCCAGCTCAGCTTGCCGGCCCAGCCGAAGCGGCCCAGGTTCAGGAACACTTGCCCGATGACATCATTGCGCGCTTGCGCTTTGATGATGGGAGCGGCGAAGGAGTCCTCTACGCGGCCGCCAGCAGCCCAGACTTTTGCAAGGCGTTGCTCGAAGCGATTGCGCGCCGTCGTTCGTTCGCCAGCGCCAATGGTGAACTCAAGGCAACCCCAACACCCGATTTGCGCCAGGAGGCCGCCAACGGCCTTGTGACGCTGGAACCCTCTTTCCGCAAGGCCGAGCAAAGCAATAGCTCGGTCGTCTTTGGCAATAAATTCTTCCTTAAGCTTTTCAGGCGCCTGGAATCCGGCGTTAACCCGGACCTGGAGATCGGACGCTTTTTAACCGAACGGAATTTTCCAAATCTACCGCCGGTGTCCGGCTGGCTGGAGTATCGCCGGCAAACCGGCGAGGAGTTTACCCTGGGAATCCTGACCCGTTTTCTTGCGCAAGCCCAGGACGCCTGGTCCTACACCCTCGATATGCTCAGCCGCTATTTCGAGCGCATTCGCACCGGTCCGGTCGAAACCGGGATTCAGCTCGAACTGGAAAATTCCGTGGTCGGGCTCGCGGAACGCCCGGTTCCCGAATCGGTGGTCGGGCTGATTGGGACCTACTTGGAGCTGGGGCGGTTGCTGGGCGAACGCACCGGCCAGTTGCACCTGGCATTGTCTTCAGAAACCCAGGACCGCAACTTTGCTCCGGAACCCTTCACACCGTTTTATCAACGCGCTTTATTCCAATCGATGCGCAATTTTGTTGTCCAGAGCTTGCGCCTGCTGCGCCGCGGGCTTCCCCGGCTTGCCGAGTCGGTGCGGGGCGAAGCTGAAAAGGTTCTCTGCCTGGAACCGGAAATCCTCCGGCGCCTCCGTGCTATTGTCCAGTCTCCCATCGCCAGCAAGCGGATTCGATGCCACGGCGATTTTCACCTGGGCCAGGTCCTCTACACCGGGAAAGACTTCATGTTTATTGATTTCGAAGGGGAACCCGCGCGCGCACTGGGCGAGCGCCGAATCAAGCGCTCTCCCCTGCGGGATGTGGCTGGGATGATCCGTTCTTTCCATTACGTTACCTACGCCGCTCTATTCAAACAACTCCAACTCGGCGCCCTGCAGGAGCAGGAACTCCCATCGATCGAGCCATGGAACAGCTTTTGGTATCGGTGGGTCAGCGCGGTGTACTTGAAGGCATATCTGGCAGTGCTCCAAGGCGCCGAACTGTTGCCAGAATCAAAAGATCAGTTGACGATTTTGCTCGAGGCGCATTTGCTGGAAAAGGCCGTGTATGAAGTGGGTTATGAACTCAGCCACCGTCCCGATTGGGTTAAAATCCCATTGCGCGGCATTCTCCAACTCCTCGAGCCGGTCCGCCCCGGTTAA
- a CDS encoding ATP-binding protein — MAGPKDATAAALFRLSVPCDLRRVRGAVQQTRRFLTEQDCADKEIMDCELALTEACNNAVEYASPQARSQPFLVETTCSPCEIEMRITDQTPGFEWPQTPNLPGPESEHGRGLYLIRTLMEHSEYIRGTSSNVLVLRKRRCI; from the coding sequence ATGGCCGGGCCGAAAGACGCAACCGCCGCTGCTCTGTTCCGTCTGAGTGTGCCTTGTGACCTTCGGCGGGTGCGGGGGGCCGTTCAGCAAACCCGCCGATTCCTCACCGAACAGGATTGCGCGGACAAGGAAATTATGGACTGCGAACTGGCCCTCACCGAGGCCTGCAACAACGCCGTTGAATATGCCTCACCTCAGGCCCGCTCCCAGCCGTTCCTTGTAGAAACCACCTGTTCGCCATGTGAAATCGAGATGCGGATTACCGATCAGACTCCGGGATTTGAGTGGCCCCAAACGCCCAACCTCCCAGGCCCGGAAAGCGAACACGGTCGCGGGCTCTACCTCATCCGCACCCTGATGGAGCATTCCGAATACATTCGGGGCACATCCTCGAACGTGCTGGTCCTGCGAAAACGCCGGTGCATCTGA
- a CDS encoding PTS sugar transporter subunit IIA, whose product MSDSRPDQTPKTQPASAGGPPRPPKKTARGLGDGFPDDFFGSGVDIVDLHAQDRWQAIEELISHLVTTRKIQSRHRGSVTESIRKRESSMSTGIGFGIGIPHASTTLVSEVVAVVGRSRKGIQFDALDSKPVHLVFLFLVPTGQFQKHVHVLASVAKMLHRQDFRDGLSDRFM is encoded by the coding sequence ATGAGTGATTCTCGACCAGACCAGACTCCGAAGACGCAGCCCGCTTCTGCTGGCGGTCCACCACGACCGCCCAAGAAAACCGCACGAGGCTTAGGCGACGGGTTTCCCGATGACTTTTTCGGGTCAGGAGTGGATATAGTTGACCTACACGCGCAAGACCGCTGGCAGGCTATTGAGGAGTTGATAAGTCACCTCGTGACTACTCGCAAGATTCAGTCTCGGCATAGGGGTTCAGTCACCGAGAGTATCAGGAAGCGCGAGTCGTCAATGAGCACGGGTATCGGATTTGGTATCGGCATTCCTCATGCGTCCACGACATTGGTATCTGAAGTGGTGGCGGTAGTCGGGCGCTCCCGAAAGGGAATCCAGTTCGATGCCCTTGACAGTAAGCCAGTCCATTTGGTGTTCTTGTTTTTGGTGCCGACGGGCCAGTTCCAGAAGCATGTTCACGTGCTTGCGAGTGTCGCGAAGATGCTTCATCGGCAGGACTTCCGCGATGGCTTGTCGGATCGTTTTATGTAG
- the malQ gene encoding 4-alpha-glucanotransferase — protein sequence MRYNREIDNTQRDPSPPALSPSEEAEGERENSRQSLILKAICNRALPCPALRQLARGYGIHLSYIDMAGARHHSSPEALKAILELLGAPADTEDDVRDSLHLLQQRQSRQCLPEVIVAWDARRTTVPVRLSDGLDGRRAECKLVLEDGRCKKLHPHSSRSPQTRTDGQTEKAAAQSLVLPSLPLGYHRLELEVRGRHHQTLVICAPEKAFPGRLTRKIWGAFVPMYAVHSSQSWGAGNLADWTKLMEWTASVGANVLGTLPLLAAFLGPELCEPSPYSPASRLFWNEFYVDIQQVPEFSASPAAQKLFRSRPFQQRLHSFRQSPWIDYRAEMESRRQALKRMAEFFFHRDSKRRGHFQSFLKTRPRLEEYAQFQAATEQTGKPWTRWEGRMRYGRLQPGDYSESARQYHLYAQWVADCQIAAFNQRCRQRDIQTYLDLPLGVHTAGYDLWRERDSFAFPAAAGAPPDLYFTQGQNWGFAPLHPQRIRQRHFGYVIEYLRFQLRCARVLRIDHVMGLHRLYWIPPGFPASLGAYVSNPAEELLAILCLESHRHQALLVGENLGTVPPEVNSAMARHQLRETYVLQYEQRPNAAHPLRPPPPFSLCSINTHDMPPFAAHWRGLDIADRFELGLIPRRKLSTEYKTRTRMNAALAKFLERAGLLKTGSKDGAAVLRAALRWLAASEAEALLVNLEDLWGEERPQNVPGTSIELPNWRRKTKLSLEEILTNPSIRDLLRSLARKRTH from the coding sequence ATGCGCTACAACCGGGAGATCGACAACACACAGAGGGACCCCTCTCCCCCGGCTCTCTCCCCTTCCGAAGAGGCCGAAGGGGAGAGGGAGAATTCTCGGCAGAGTCTCATCTTGAAAGCGATTTGCAATAGAGCCCTGCCCTGCCCTGCCCTGCGGCAACTGGCACGCGGGTATGGAATACATCTGTCCTATATCGATATGGCAGGCGCCCGCCATCACAGCTCGCCAGAAGCCCTTAAGGCTATTCTGGAACTCTTAGGCGCTCCCGCCGATACGGAGGACGATGTTCGCGACTCGCTCCACCTCCTCCAACAACGTCAATCACGTCAGTGCCTCCCGGAGGTGATCGTCGCCTGGGACGCCCGGCGGACCACTGTGCCGGTCCGATTGTCTGACGGTCTGGATGGCAGACGAGCTGAGTGCAAATTGGTTTTAGAAGATGGGCGTTGTAAGAAACTCCATCCGCATTCAAGCCGTTCTCCTCAAACCAGGACCGATGGCCAGACTGAGAAAGCTGCCGCCCAATCTCTGGTTTTGCCCAGTCTGCCGTTGGGTTATCACCGGCTCGAGTTGGAGGTCCGCGGACGCCACCATCAAACACTGGTGATTTGCGCGCCTGAAAAGGCATTTCCCGGCAGACTCACGCGGAAAATCTGGGGGGCTTTTGTGCCGATGTACGCCGTCCATTCCAGTCAAAGCTGGGGTGCAGGCAACCTCGCGGATTGGACGAAGCTGATGGAATGGACCGCCTCAGTCGGGGCGAATGTCCTGGGGACACTGCCGTTGCTGGCGGCCTTTCTTGGCCCTGAGCTGTGTGAACCCAGCCCCTACTCCCCTGCCAGCCGGCTCTTTTGGAACGAGTTTTATGTCGATATTCAGCAAGTACCCGAATTCTCCGCTTCACCCGCAGCGCAAAAGCTGTTTCGCTCCCGGCCCTTCCAGCAGCGCCTGCATTCGTTTCGCCAAAGTCCCTGGATCGATTACCGGGCCGAAATGGAGTCCAGGCGCCAGGCGCTTAAACGGATGGCAGAATTCTTTTTTCATCGCGATTCAAAGCGGCGCGGGCATTTTCAATCCTTCCTTAAAACGCGTCCGCGGCTGGAGGAGTACGCCCAATTCCAGGCTGCTACCGAGCAGACGGGCAAACCTTGGACCCGATGGGAAGGACGCATGCGCTATGGCAGGCTGCAGCCGGGCGACTACTCAGAATCGGCCCGGCAGTACCACCTCTATGCGCAATGGGTCGCGGATTGCCAAATCGCGGCCTTCAACCAGCGCTGCCGCCAGCGCGATATCCAGACCTATCTCGATCTCCCGCTCGGCGTGCACACTGCCGGTTACGATCTTTGGCGCGAACGTGATTCCTTCGCCTTTCCGGCTGCTGCCGGCGCCCCGCCCGATCTCTACTTCACCCAGGGCCAGAACTGGGGGTTTGCGCCTTTGCACCCCCAGCGCATTCGCCAGCGTCACTTCGGCTACGTTATCGAGTATCTGCGCTTCCAATTGCGTTGCGCTCGTGTGTTGCGCATCGATCATGTCATGGGCTTGCACCGCCTTTACTGGATACCGCCCGGCTTCCCAGCCAGTCTGGGCGCTTACGTTTCCAATCCCGCCGAGGAGTTGCTGGCCATCCTGTGCCTCGAATCCCACCGGCATCAGGCGCTCCTGGTGGGCGAGAACCTCGGCACCGTTCCCCCCGAGGTCAATAGCGCCATGGCCCGTCACCAATTACGCGAAACTTACGTCCTCCAGTACGAACAGCGACCCAATGCAGCCCACCCGCTTCGGCCTCCGCCTCCGTTCAGCCTCTGCAGCATCAACACCCACGACATGCCACCCTTTGCCGCACACTGGCGCGGCTTGGACATTGCCGATCGCTTTGAGTTGGGCCTCATCCCACGCCGTAAGCTCTCTACGGAATATAAAACCCGCACCCGCATGAATGCGGCGCTGGCAAAGTTTCTTGAACGCGCCGGCCTGCTGAAAACCGGCTCAAAGGATGGCGCCGCCGTATTGCGCGCCGCTCTGCGCTGGCTGGCGGCCAGTGAAGCGGAAGCTCTCTTGGTCAATCTGGAGGACCTCTGGGGTGAAGAGCGCCCGCAGAATGTCCCCGGCACCTCAATCGAGCTCCCCAACTGGCGGCGCAAAACAAAACTGTCCCTTGAGGAGATTCTGACTAACCCATCAATCCGCGATTTGCTTAGGAGCCTCGCAAGGAAGAGGACACATTGA